CGTTGATGTATTGATCTGTGATTAACTGCATTTGTGAAGGCGATACACATATAGAGCTAATGACATTATCGGGGGCGTGACTGAGCCTGTGTCTGCGGTGTATTTTGGATAGTGCCGGGTATCCTCTGTTGTACCTTAATGTGTCTAATGTGATCACTCATCACATCTAAAATGTGTGCACCAGCCATTTTGGATGACACTGAGCTGTTCAAATGTGCGCATGGAATGTCCCCCATTTCGACCAACATTGCTACAGCCCATAATAACAGACAGTGGAGTAAACCATGCAACTTGGTAGGGATGCAATATCTGTACATATAATTTATGCATTGGACGGCAGGGCTAGCAGGACATTTTCTTGAGTTGTATGACTGTTTCTATTTGAACTCCACAATTGTAGACTTGCCATCAAACAATTAACTttagattctcagcttttatgtaggggtatttttatgcagtttggtttcaccatgtagatgTAGTTGTTATacatagaccccccccccccccaccgttcTCCTTGCACCATAATGTTcgggacatattaatgttatgtaaattaaagttGTCATGTTTTTACTTGTTACATAggctttgcatgcaatgactgcttgtttgtgacccatagacattgCCAGGTGTTGAGTATTTTGTCTGGTGATACTAtggcactttaaccacatgtgaatgtttccaaacattatggtgttTCTTCCCAAATTGGTGAAATATAATTGTACTATAGTACTATAGTGGAATCCACTTGCAAACATATTCTATCCTTTGGATAGAATAGTTCCTATTCATCAAATGCTTTATTAAATTCTCTGTATAataataggcggcacggatggtgcagtgggcagcactgctgcTTCgcagcaaagaggtcctgggtttgaatcccggtcggccagggcctctctgtgtggagtttgcatgttctcccagtgtttgcgtgggtttcctccgggtactccggtttcctcccacagtccaaatacatgcaggttaggctgattggagagtctaaattgcccttgggtatgagtgtgtgagtgaatggtgtgtgtgccctgcgatggactggcgacctgtccagggtgtattcctgccttttgcccaatgtatgctgggataggctccagcccccctgcgaccctgttcaggataagtgggttaagataatggatggatggatatataatCATAAATATGGTTCACTTTTTAAGATTTGCCCGAagtgaaaacattaaatattcacattgCGTAGCCTATCCTGTATCTCCCAACTAGTTTAGTTAAAGAAGTTTGCAAGACACAAATATCTGTTCTTCAACAAGGCTGCTAACACAAACAAAGAAATTATCATGACAAACACTGAAGCAGTGTCTAAACCCCAATCTAGATTCTCTCAACTTTCCAAAGACAGGAACAGACTCATGcatggaaaaaatgtgaactTGAAATCCTAGTTTAGTTTATCAAAAATGTGAAAGGCTtatatttaacactgaacaggTTGATCAAGGAGTAGCCTAACATCTTGACTGCTGCCAAATCACAGAGTAGAGTGAATTAAATGGTTAATTTCGGTTTCCTAATTTAATTTGGTTGCAAATTCAGCAGCATAACTTTCATTCTGAACAACTCTTTAAAACTCAAAGCTATGTCCAGTTTTGATGTAACTACAGACACATAGCAGCATTGTATTGTGGTTTGTGTGCTGGAGTTTcagtgttccatactgtatctacTGTATTTCAATAAGCACAGCTTTGATCACTAATATTATGCTAATACAGTCAgatccataaatattgggacatcgacacaattctcctctttttggctctatacaccaccacaatggatttgaaattaaacgaacaagatgtgctttaactgcaaactttcagctttaatttgagggtatttacatccaaatcaggtgaacggtgtaggaattacaacagtttgtatatgtgcctcccactttttaagggaccaaaagtaatgggacaaactaacaatcatataTCAAACTTtgactttttaatacttggttgcaaatcctttgcagtcaattacagcctgaattctggaacgcatagacatcaccagacgctgggtttcatccctggtgatgctctgccaggcctctactgcaactgtcttcagttcctgcttcttcttcttcttcttctttcgtgTAACAACAGAGGTCCAACTCGATGTCGTGCAGCCATGCCCTTGTCTCTGGTCCTACGTCAAAGAGGCTGGCTTCCGAGGGTGGTCTGTATAGGGGGCAGGTGGTAATTATGTGTTCGGCAGTCTGCTCAGGCTCGCCTCACTCGCAAGCAGCGCTGTCTGCCAGGCCCCACTTCTTCATAGATGATTTAAAGCGACCGACCCCAGTTCGTAGACGGTTCAATAAGGTCCATTGCCGGCGTGGTAGGTCATCTCCTCCTATGGCACCACCTCCCGGGTCCCAGATGTAGCCGTGGATGAGGGTGGGCCCGGCCATCTCCCACTCCTGCTTCCAAGCTGCCACCAGCCATGCATTTCTGGACAGGTCCTGAGGGACAGAGTTCTTCATCTCTTGTGCCGCCTTGTTGTAGGGGTGGCGGTACTTGAGTCTACTTGGAGGCGCTGCTGTCGTTGTGGTGTTATGCAGGATGTGCCAGTCGTGTTTCTGTGCCTTTCTTGCCAGTGCGAGGGTGGCAGCCTCCCGCCGGAGACCGGCCGGAGCGATTCCCGCAAGGACTGGCAAGAGGAAGACAGGGGTAGGTTTCAGGCATCCAGTTATGATCAGGAGGGCGTTGTTAATAGCCACATCCACCTTTCTCGCATGCGGGCTCCTGCTCCAAGCTGGGGCGCAGTATTCCGCTGCAGAAAAGACCAGGGCCTGGGTAGATATACGTAGCGTCTTAGCGGAGGCTCCCCAGGTCGTGCTGGCGAGGCGACGGATCAGCGAGTTACCTTGGCCTTAACTTCTTCAAGATGTTGTTTGAAGGACAGTGTCCGATCCAGACGCACGCCGAGGTACTTCGGGGCCCgaagttcctgcttgttcttggggcattttcccttcagttttgtcttcagcaagtgaaatgcatgttcaatcggattcaggtcaggtgattgacttggccattgcataacattccacttctttgccttaaaaatctctttggttgcttttgcagtatgcttcgggtcattgtccatctgcactgtgaagcaccgtccaatgagttctgaagcatttggctgaatatgagcagataatattgcccaaaacacttcagaattcatcctgctgcttttgtcagcagtcacatcatcaataaatacaagggaaccagttccattggcagccatacatgcccacaccatgacactaccaccaccatgcttcactgatgaggtggtatgttttggattatgttttccttctccatactcttctcttcccatcattctggtactagttgatctttgtctcatctgtccataggatgttgttccagaactgtaaaggcttttttagatgttgtttgaggctcaccaatggtttacatcttgtggtgaaccctctgtattcactctggtgaagtcttctcttgattgttgactttgacacacatacacctacctcctggagagtgttcttgatctggccaactgttgtgaagggttttttcttcaccagggaaagaattcttgaATTCTTgaacatatagaaactgttgtaattcctacaccgttcacctgatttggatgtaaataccctcaaattaaagctaaagaTCTATGAATATTGGCATGAGAAGCCCAGTGCCTCGTCTTTGTAATGTTTACATGTAGAGACAAAAGTTGCATTTaaaagtacagtgtgtgtaatcAATGTTTATAAAGTACACTGCCAGCTACATTAGGTATGGTATTACAATGCACATGGTtgtagtgacagtgtgtgtttctgctgtctgtagtcaTGATGTATGTTTAGGATGTCTGTAGTCATATACCGTGTTCAAAACAGTCTCCTAattactgtgtcctcaaaatatgtagtCTATTAATCACATTGCTTATTTATGCAGACCGTGAATGATGAAGGTGTTAAGTAGGTGAACATTTTCTCTCAATGTAGTATACTTCATCCATTTTATGggtttcactgagtgtatttgcgAGCAGAATTTTAAGGAAGTAAGTATACCATTATTTTTTGGAGGTCCCACAGACAGGAAGAGGTGGAGCCATCTTGGTTCAATCACAGTCCAATAGATCATAGAGGAAGAGTCAGGGGCTTGTTCTTACAAGGGTGGGCGTCTTACAACTTTTCAGTATATTTCTGCTATGGTCACAGtttgtttctgctgtctgtagtcaCAGTGTATattctgctgtctgtagtcatggtgtgtttctgctgtctgtggtcacagtgtgtttctgctaTCTGTAGGCATAGTGTGTTTTTGCTGTCTGTAGTCATGGTGtatttctgctgtctgtaggtatagtgtgtttctgctgtctgtagtcacaatgtgtgtttctgctgacTGTAGTCATAATGTGTGTTTCTGATGTCTGTAgtcacagtgtgtttctgctgtctgtagtcatggtgtgtgtgttatgctgtCTGtagtctctatgtgtgtgtttctgctgtctgtagtaACAATatgtgtttctgctgtctgtagtaacaatgtgtgtttctgctgtctgtagtcacaatgtgtgtttctgctgtctgtagtcaCAATGTGTGTTTCTGATGTCTGTAgtcacagtgtgtttctgctgtctgtaggcatagtgtgtttctgctgtctgtagtcatggtgtgtgtgttatgttttctgtagtctctatgtgtgtgtttctgctgtctgtagtaACAATatgtgtttctgctgtctgtagtaACAATGTGTGcttctgctgtctgtagtcacagtgtgtttctgctgtctgtaagcatagtgtgtttctgctgtctgtagtcatggtgtgtgtgttatgttgtCTGtagtctctatgtgtgtgtttctgctgtctgtcgtaacaatgtgtgtttctgctgtctgtagtcacagtgtgtgtttttgctgcctgtagtcacagtgtgtgtttctgctgtctgtagtcatggagtgtgtttctgctgtctgtagtcaTGGTGGGTTTCTGCTGTCTTTAGccacagtgtgtttctgctgtctgtagtcattgtgtgtttctgctgtctgtaatcacagtgtgtgtttgtgctgtctgTAGTCACAATGTGTGCTTCTGCTATCTGTAGTcatggtgtgtgtttctgctgtctgtagttATGGTTTGTGTTTCTGCCGTCTGTGCTGATGGTGTGCGTTTCTGATGTCTGTAGTCAGTGTGCCTTTCTGCTGtctgtggtcactgtgtgtgttttggctgtCTGTAGTCACagtgtttctgctgtctgtagtcaTTGTGTTTTTCTGATGTCTGTAGTCATGGTgggtttctgctgtctgtagtcacagtgtgtgtttcGACTGTCTGTAGTCAAtagtgtgtttctgctgtctgtagtcacagtgtgtgtttgtgttgtctgtAGTCAtggtgtgtttctgctgtctgtagttatggtttgtgtttctgctgtctgtgctcATGGTGTGCGTCTCTGATGTCTGTAGTCAGTGtgcatttctgctgtctgtaatcacagtgtttatttctgttgtcTGTAGTcactttgtgtgtttttgctgtCTGTCGTCATAGTGTCTGCAGTTAcaatgtgtgtttctgctgtctgtagtcacagtgtgtttctgctgtctgtagtcacagtgtgtttctgctgtctgtaaacacagtgtgtgttctgctgtctgtagtcggggtgtttgtttctgctgtctgtagtcatggtgtgtttctgctgtctgtagtcaCAGTGTGcgtttctgctgtctgtagtcaTGGTGTATTTATGCTGTCTGTAgtcacagtgtgtttctgctaTCTGTAGTCATGGTGTGCACattctgctgtctgtagtcaCAATGTCTTTCTGTTCGGTTGTGTGTCgtcacagtgtgtttctgctgtctgtacagtgtgtgcttATGCAGTCTGttgtcacagtgtgtgtttctgctgtctgtagtgACAGTACGTTCCTGCTGTCTGTAGTGACAGTATGTTCCTGCTGTCTGTAGTtacaatgtgtgtttttgttgtctgtagtcatggtgggtttctgctatctgtagtcatggtgtgtgtttctgcagtctgTAGTCACAGTGGGTTTTTACTATCTGTAGTCATAGTGGGATTTTGCTGTCTGTAatcacagtgtgtgttttgACTGTCTGTAGTCATGGTGTGAGTTTCTGCTGCTTGTAGTCAAAGTGtatttctgctgtctgtagttacaatgtgtgtttttgttgtctgtagtcacagtgtgtgtttctgctgtctgtagtaACAATGTGTGgttctgctgtctgtagtcgcaatgtgtgtttctgctgtctgtagtcaCAATGTTTGTTTCTGATGTCTGTAttcacagtgtgtttctgctgtctgtaggcagtgtgtttctgctgtctgtagtcaTGGTGTGTGTATTATGTTGTCTGTAGTCTCTATGTGTGTTTTTCTGGTGTCTGTAGTAACAATatgtgtttctgctgtctgtagtaACAATGTGTGcttctgctgtctgtagtcacagtgtgtttctgctgtctgtaggCATAGTGTGTTTCTGTTGTCTGTAGTCATGGTGTGTGTTATGCTGTCTgttgtctctatgtgtgtgtttctgctgtctgtagtaacaatgtgtgtttctgctgtctgtagtcacagtgtgtgtttttgctgtCTGTagtcactgtgtgtttctgctgtctgtagtcatggagtgtgtttctgctgtctgtagtcatggtgggtttctgctgtctgtagtcaCAGTGTGTTTTTGCTGTCTGTAGccacagtgtgtttctgctgtctgtagtcatggtatgtttctgctgtctgtagtcatggtgtgtttctgctgtctaTAGTCACAGTGTGcgtttctgctgtctgtagtcaTGGTGTATTTATGCTGTCTGTAgtcacagtgtgtttctgctaTCTGTAGTCATGGTGTGCACATTCTGCCGTCTGTGCTGATGGTGTGCGTTTCTGATGTCTGTAGTCAGTGtgcatttctgctgtctgtggtcactgtgtgtgttttgggtgtcTGTCGTCATAGTGTCTGTAGTTACAATGTGTGTTTTTGCTGTCTGTAGTCACaatgtttctgctgtctgtagtcaTTGTGTTTTTCTGATGTCTGTAGTCATGGTgggtttctgctgtctgtagtcacagtgtgtgtttcGACTGTCTGTAGTCAAtagtgtgtttctgctgtctgtagtgacagtgtgtgtttttgttgtctgtAGTCAtggtgtgtttctgctgtctgtagttatggtttgtgtttctgctgtctgtgctcatggtgtgtgtttctgatgtCTGTAGTCAGTGtgcatttctgctgtctgtaatcacagtgtgtatttctgttgtCTGTAGTcactttgtgtgtttttgctgtCTGTCGTCATAGTGTCTGCAGTTAcaatgtgtgtttctgctgtctgtagtcacagtgtgtttctgctgtctgtaaacacagtgtgtgttctgctgtctgtagtcggggtgtttgtttctgctgtctgtagtcatggtgtgtttctgctgtctgtagtcaCAGTGTGcgtttctgctgtctgtagtcaTGGTGTATTTATGCTGTCTGTAgtcacagtgtgtttctgctaTCTGTAGTCATGGTGTGCACATTCTCCTGTCTGTAGTCACAATGTCTTTCTGTTCGGTTGTGTGTCGTCACAGTGTGTTGCTGctgtctgtacagtgtgtgcttATGCAGTCTGttgtcacagtgtgtgtttctgctgtctgtagtgACAGTACGTTCCTGCTGTCTGTAGTtacaatgtgtgtttttgttgtctgtagttacaatgtgtgtttttgttgtctgtAGTCATGGTGTCATTCTGCTGTCTGAGCTCATGGTGTGCGTTTCATCTGTCTGTAGTCACAGGGtatttctgctgtctgtagttACAATGTGTGCTTATGCAGTCTGtagtcacagtgtgtgtttctgctgtctgtagtcaCAGAGTGTTCCTGCTGTCTGTAGTTACAATGTGTGCTTATGCAGTCTGtagtcacagtgtgtgtttctgctgtctgtagtcaCAGAGTGTTCCTGCTGTCTGTAGTTataatgtgtgtttctgctgtctgtcgTCACAGATTGTATTTCTGCTGTCTGTAATCACAGTGTATGTTCCGCTGTCTGTAGTCACATGTGTATTTCTGCTGTCTGTAATCACGtgcatttctgctgtctgtaAGCACAGTGTGTATTTCTGCTGTCTGTAatcacagtgtgtttctgctgtctgtagtcaTGGTGTTTGTTTCTGCTATCTGTTGTcatggtgtgtgtttctgctgtctgtagttattgtttgtgtttctgctgtctgtagtcatggtgtgtgtttctgtagtgGGTAGCCATGGAAGGTTTTTGCTGTCTAtagtcacagtgtgtgttttgACTGTCTGTAGTCATAGGGGTTTCTGCTTTCTGTAGCCACAGTGTGTGTTTCGACTGTCTGTAATCAATAGCGTGTTTTTGTTATCTGTCGTCccagtgtgtttctgctgtctgtagtcagggtgtttgtttctgctgtctgtagtcaTAGTGCGTGcttctgctgtctgtagtcgtggtgtgtgtttctgctgtctgtagttatagtgtgtttctgctgtctgtagtaAGGGTGTGTTTTTCCTGTCTGTAGTCACAGCGTatatttctgctgtctgtaCTGACAGTGTGTTTCTGCTATCTGTAGTCATGGTGTGCATATTCTGCTGTCTGTCgtcacaatgtgtgtgtgtcctgctgtTTGTCatcacagtgtgtttctgctgtctgtagtcaCATGTGAATTTCTTCTGTCTGTAGTCACATTGTGTTCTGACTGTCTGAGTCACAGTGtttgtttctgctgtctgtagtcacagtgtgtgtttctgctgtctgtagtcaCAGTGTGTTCTGACTGTCTGTAGTCACAGTGtttgtttctgctgtctgtagtcaCAGTGTGTTTTGACTGTCtgtagtgacagtgtgtgtttctgtgttggcAGGTCCTGAggctgtgtgaggaggaggaggtggcgcAGAGGGCCTGACCGgggtctggagagagagagggaggggcgcgTGTGTGAAAAATGGGGAGATGCAAAATGAGGTTTCCCAGTTCCTGCTGAGTCAAAGGGGAGGAGCAGCCACGAGGACGGAGGAGTGTACctccagaggaggaggaggaggaggaggaggggcgagCAGGAGtcgggagagagagactacGGAGCAGGAGGGATGGCCAATGGGAACGAGAGCAGCGAGGGGCTGGGCGGGCCCCTGGCGGCGGCGGTTGCCACGGGAGGCATGGTGGTGGATGGGGACTCCACAGGGGGCGTGTCCACCTACATCAAGCTGGTGCTGCTGGGTCTGATCATCTGCATCAGCCTGGTGGGCAACCTGCTGGTGTCTCTGCTGGTGCTGCGTGACCGCGCGCTGCACAAGGCCCCCTACTACTTCCTGCTGGACCTGTGCCTGGCCGACACCATCCGCTCGGCCGTCTGCTTCCCCTTCGTCCTGGTGTCCATCCGCAGCGGCTCGGCCTGGACCTACAGCGTGCTCAGCTGCAAGGTGGTGGCCTTCATGGCGGTGCTCTTCTGCTTCCACGCCGCcttcatgctcttctgcatcagCGTGACGCGCTACATGGCCATCGCCCACCACCGCTTCTACTCCAAGCGCATGACCTTCTGGACCTGCGTGGCCGTGGTCTGCATGGTGTGGACCCTGTCCGTCGCCATGGCCTTCCCGCCCGTCTTCGACGTGGGCACCTACAAGTTCATCCGCGAGGAGGACCAGTGCATCTTCGAGCACCGCTACTTCAAGGCCAACGACACCCTGGGCTTCATGCTGATGCTGGCCGTGCTGATCCTGGCCACTCACGTGGTCTACATGAAGCTGCTGCTCTTCGAATACAAGCACCGCAAGATGAAGCCCGTGCAGATGGTCCCGGCCATCAGCCAGAACTGGACCTTCCATGGGCCCGGAGCCACGGGCCAGGCCGCGGCCAACTGGATCGCCGGGTTCGGCCGGGGGCCCATGCCCCCCACTCTGCTGGGGATCCGGCAGAACCTGCACAACCAGAACCGCCGGCTGCTGGGGATGGAGGAGCTGAAGGCGGAGAAGCGTCTGGGCCGGATGTTCTACGTCATCACGCTCTTCTTCCTGCTGCTCTGGTCGCCCTACATCGTGGCCTGTTACTGGAGAGTGTTCGTCAAGGCCTGCACCATCCCGCACCGCTACCTCTCCACCACCGTGTGGATGAGCTTCGCCCAGGCGGGGGTCAACCCCATCATCTGCTTCATCCTCAACAAGGACCTGAAGAAGGGACTGATGGCCCACCTCCCACCCTGCTGCAGGACTAAACCTCAACGACCCCGGGAGCCTTACTGTGTCATgtgaggggcggggcaggggcggggcagggtggggccGTGGAGGCGCGTGGCCTTTAGCGATGCAGTGAGTGTGAGATGCTTTAACAAGGGGCTGATAAGGAGGGGTAGGGGAGTAGGATGTCTGTATCCACCTCATGTCTCTTTCATTCCCATATTTTTCCCTGACTGAAGGAGAAGCTTCGTCAGGCCCCTGGAAATGTGCTGTCAGAAGGGAATACAGAATGTTTTCTGAGAACGCAGTGTTGGATAAACTCTTACTTGAATTGGTTTTTAATAGTAGGTGATTATTCGGATATGTTAATGTCACGAATCCCTTTACAAAGGGGAACCAAATAGCATTCTCTCAAACAGGAGGACAAGGCACAAACTGCGATATCCCCTAAATTACTACTGTGTGCCATAAGTGTAATGTTTCGCAGAGTAATTCCCTTTAAGAGCCCAGttcagtgcatgtgtatgatgGCAGGTTTGATATGAACAAAGTGTGATAACCAGTCCTACTCAGAGTCTCCTTCTCCACATGATGTCCGTGCTGAAGCCGGAATTGAGTTTTAACCCTTTTTACTTTTCAATACAAACTTGAACGTGCGTTCAAGACGGCAAGCGTTAGCTAAAATAaacgcagagagaacaaaagttgacaattatttggctgttacaATACACTTGAATCAATGTAATATGTGTTCTTaccttgaaaaataaatcacaggtaagcaacaaatcagctagctggcagtGTTGCATCCATTCgtattaaaaaggcgttggtggcaatctaaatgtaatgttcatttaaaatcgttcaataGTAACTGTTTGCAGCGAACATAGTTGCTGCAAACGTTTGTTGTCTTGAATGCACATCAGGCCTTTATTTTAGCACCGGTTGAGCTGACTACAGGAGTCATAGAAAATGACATCATTGCCACCTGCAAGTGAGGAGGAAATCAGTTAGGTGTTATACTGGGAAGAGGGTAGGGGTGTTAAAATGAGAAATGGTAATCGGCAGGTGTATTTAAGGTAAGTTAGGGTCAGCGGTGCAGGAAGAGGAATTTTATTCTGTgacattatttgtatttatcatattttagtGTCTAGATAAACAGATAATCAGACCAACTGAAACGAAACATGAGGCATTTGCTTTACAGCA
Above is a genomic segment from Conger conger chromosome 10, fConCon1.1, whole genome shotgun sequence containing:
- the gpr173 gene encoding probable G-protein coupled receptor 173 encodes the protein MANGNESSEGLGGPLAAAVATGGMVVDGDSTGGVSTYIKLVLLGLIICISLVGNLLVSLLVLRDRALHKAPYYFLLDLCLADTIRSAVCFPFVLVSIRSGSAWTYSVLSCKVVAFMAVLFCFHAAFMLFCISVTRYMAIAHHRFYSKRMTFWTCVAVVCMVWTLSVAMAFPPVFDVGTYKFIREEDQCIFEHRYFKANDTLGFMLMLAVLILATHVVYMKLLLFEYKHRKMKPVQMVPAISQNWTFHGPGATGQAAANWIAGFGRGPMPPTLLGIRQNLHNQNRRLLGMEELKAEKRLGRMFYVITLFFLLLWSPYIVACYWRVFVKACTIPHRYLSTTVWMSFAQAGVNPIICFILNKDLKKGLMAHLPPCCRTKPQRPREPYCVM